ACTGCGCCAGCCCCCCTTGTGGCGAAGATGCTCTGTGGGAGCAAGGCTTGCCCGCGATGAATATGAGGCGGTTTCCCGGGGAACCGCGGCGCCTGTATCGCGAGCAAGCTTTGCTCCCACCGAGCGGCGCCACAACGAGTCCGGGATCCCCTGGAGAATGATCAAACAATAACCCGCTACAATCGCGCTCCATCAAGGAGCCCGCATGTCCAACCTGACCACCGACTGGCGCGACCGTCTTACCCATCGCCGGGTCTGGGCGCTGGCTGCGCCAATGATTCTCTCGAACATTTCCGTACCGCTGGTGGCCTTGGTGGACAGCACCGTCATCGGCCATTTGCCCCATGCTCATCAGCTGGGCGCCGTGGCGGTCGGGGCAAGTTTGTATACGGTGCTGGCGTGGGCCATGGGTTTCCTGCGCATGGGCACCACGGGGTTCGCCGCCCAGGCCGCCGGGCGTGGTGATGGGGCGGCGTTGCGACAAGTGTTGCTGCAAGGACTGTTGTTGGCCATAGGGTTGGCGGTACTGCTCGGTGCCGTTGGCGTGCCATTGAGCGACGTGGCGTTGCACTTCATGCAGCCGTCCGCCGAGCTCAACCAGTTGACCCGTGACTTCTTCCACACCCGGCTCTTCGGCTTGCCGGCGGCGCTGGCCAGCTATGCGTTGGTGGGCTGGTTCCTCGGCGCCCAGAATGCCCGCGCCCCGCTGGCGATCCTGCTGGTCACCAACCTGGTCAACATCGCCCTGAACCTGTGGTTCGTGATCGGCCTGGACTGGGGCGTGACCGGGTCGGCCCGGGCGTCGGTCATTGCCGAGTGGACCGGCGCGCTGGTCGGCCTGGCCCTGGCCCGCAACACCCTGCGCGCCTGGCCCGGGCAGATCGCCTGGGCCGCCCTGGGGCTGTGGCAGAGCTGGCGCCCGCTGCTGGCGGTGAACCGGGACATTTTCATTCGCAGCCTGGCGCTGCAAGCGGTGTTTTTCCTGATCACCGTGCAAGGCGCACGCCTGGGGGATGCGACCGTGGCGGCCAATGCCTTGCTGCTCAATGGCCTGTTGCTGACCGCCCATGCCCTGGACGGCCTCGCCCATGCCGTCGAAGCGCTGTGCGGCCATGCCATTGGCGCCCGCGACCGCCTGGCGCTACGCCGATCGCTGGTGGTGGCGTGCGGCTGGTCGTTGATTGCGAGCCTGGGCTTTGCACTGTTGTTCCTGCTTGCCGGCCACCTGTTCATCGACATGCAAACCAATATCCCCGACGTGCGCGATACCGCTTACCACTACCTGCCTTACCTGGCGGCCCTGCCGCTGATTGCGGTCTGGAGCTACTTGCTCGACGGGCTGTTCATCGGCGCCACCCGTGCCCGGGAAATGCGCAACGGCATGCTGCTGACCCTACTGCTGGTGCTGCCCATTGCCTGGGCGCTGCAAGGAATGGGCAACCATGGGCTGTGGATCACCTTCCTGCTGTTCATGGCCCTGCGCAGCCTGACCCTCGGCGCTTTCGCCTGGCACTTGCAGCGGCACGACCGCTGGCTCGGCGCATCAGCCCTCTAGCGTTCAATCCTGGCTGCCCTGCCAGCGCCTGCGCAGATGCTCGAACCGCTCGCGCTGCGAATCACCCACCAGGCCTGGCACTGGCCGGGCATCGGGGTATTGCAGGCGCAGCCACAGCCAGTCATCGAGCACCGCCCGCTCGGTAAACCCCAGCGTCAGTCCCTGCTGCAAATCTTCCCAGAGGAGACGGTAATCACGCCCGGTGGCACGGGACCATTGCCAGGCGTGACGTTCCAGCAGGCATCGTTGCAACTGGTCCTGCTGTCGGTCGCTGAGGCCGTGCTCTTTCTCCAGCGCCGCCACCGGCAGCCCCGGGTTGGACAGTTGTTGCCAACCCTGGCTGCCGATCGCCCGGTCGGCCCAGGTGCCACCAAACCAGCGCAACAGGCTGATCGGGCCCAGCCAGCAACTGAGCTCTTGAGGGTCGCAACCGTCGAAGAAATAGCTGGCGATGTGCGGGTTGTAGTAGCTCAACAAAGCTTTGTGGTGCAGGCCTAGCGTCACCGTTAGCATGCGCCGCAGATGCGCCAGCAATTGCCCGGCGGGCGATGGGCTGACCAACAGCAGCCCCGGCCAGGAACGTGGGTCCAGGTGACAGAGGCTGACCAGCGCAGGCGAGTGGCGCAGCTCCACCAGCAGCGGACCGTGCTCTCGCAGCCCATGCAGCTCGGTACCTTCAAACAGGGCAAAGCAACGCACCTTGGCGAACTGCGCGTGCACAAGCTGCGCAGCAGCAGGCGCACTCGGTACGTCGAGCAACAGCCATTGCGGAGCTGATCCGGGCAGGGCAGCGGCACTCATCGGGCAACGCCCGCGCCGCGCCCCACGAGCGCACGGCAGGTGCATAGCGGTTGGGCGCAGGGGCTGAAAGGCCCGCCTTCGGGCAACAAGCACAACAAGACCAGCGGCTCGGCATCCCGGATTGCAGCCAACAGGAGCGGATCGGCAACGGATGGCCCATGTGTTTCGCCTGTGGATGACTCCTCCACAACCTCGACTGGGGCAGGCGCATTCAGAAAGGCACTGATCATTGGCCGATCCGGATCGCCTTCGATAAAGCTCACCAGCACCTCGGTGCCGTCACTCAAGGCACCCGCCACGCCCTTGGCCAGTTCGGGCGCCAAGGGCAGCCAGCAATGACTGGGGCTGGAACCTTCGCCCTGGTAGAGCCAGTCGAACTGCACCGCCACGCGCCCCGCTCCCAGCTCCGACGGCTCGTCCACCGTCACGACCCAGCCACGTTGCCGGCTCACCATGCGCGGTTTTGCCGGGACCTCGTCCGGCATGAACAGCACGCCCCGGGGAATGGCCTTGAAATGATTGCCGTACACCCCCGCCTGTGCGCGATGCTCGACCTTCGTCAGCAGCCAGCGCCGGTTCCAATCGGCAAACGGATGGGCCGTCAGCGTCAGCACCTGACCACCGTGCAGGCTCATCAAGTCGCTGCGCCCCTGGGCGACCTGCTCCCCCGACACATCGGCTTGCACACTGAAGGACCGCACCGCGGCAACCGGGTCGTCGTCCGCGTAGACCGCCTTACCGGCAGCGGGAAAACTGTGCGGATTATCAGCGAACACCAGGCAATGCTCGTCCCGGGTGTGTTCGAAATGAAAGTGGATACCCGCCTGGGCGCATACGCGTTGAAGGAACTGCAAGTCCGATTCCCAATACTGGGTACAGAAGTCCTGCGGTGGATAATCACCACTTAAGTCCAGGCACAGGCTGCGACCACTGATGCCATGGGCCTTGAGCACCTGGCGAATGATCTGCGGCACCGAGCGGGCGCTGAAGACCCGCTGGCTGAAGCGCTGCGCCAGACAGGCCAGCTTCGGCCCGATGCGCACCCGGCAGCCGGCGCCATGATGGTGTTGGACCCATTCATGAAGCTGCCCATGAATGCCCCGGCCTGGGGCCCCGAAACTCAACCAGACGCTGCGGTACAGCAGGCTCGCCAAATCCAGGTTCGCATCGGGCAACAACAGCTGCGCTTCATAGACGAAGGGCTCGCTGATCGCTTCGCTACCCGTGAAGGCCACGACGTCAACAGGCTCGGGCAGACCGGCTATCTCCAGACGAAAGGCTGGCTCGCTGGCTGGATCGGACATCGGCGTTTCTCTACAGGAGGGGCGGTCGGGGATTCTCGCCGAGAGCCATGGCCGAGTAGAGGGGCCAAGTACAAGTTAGGAAAGGGACTACACGAAATAAGGACATCGCCGGTTAAACGCACCGGAGGGAGAAAATAGCCGTGGCGTAAACAAAAACGCCCTCCGGAACTATCCGAAAAAACCCGCAACATGCGGTGTCTTTTCTGACAGCTCCGGAGGGCGGTGCCGATCAGTTAAAAGGGTGAGCCTCGCCACAAAAGAAATCCTGTGCTGGGCGAGCGCTCACTTCCCATCAAGAGGACAGATAGGACGAACGCGTCAGCCCCAGGCGCAAGGCATCGAGGAACTGGGTACGTTCGGCGGCGCTGATGCGGGCGCTGGCACACTTGTCGCGGTAGTGAGTCATCAACTCCTCCGGCGACAGGTGCACGTAGCGCAGCATGTCCTCGATGGTGTCGTGGGTTTCGATACCGGCGTGGTACACGCTGCCATCGGCGTTCTGGTAGATGTTCACCGAGTCGGTGTCACCGAACAGGTTGTGCATGTCACCGAGGATTTCCTGGTAGGCGCCCACCAGGAAGATGCCCAGCAGATAGTCTTCATCGGGTTTGAGCGCGTGAACCGGCAGGCTGGTCTCGATGCTCTGCTCGTCGACGTACTGCTTGATCTTGCCGTCGGAGTCGCAGGTCAGGTCTTGCAGCACGGCGCGGCGCAGCGGCTCTTCGTCCAGGCGATGCAGCGGCAGGATCGGCAACACCTGGCCGATGGCCCAGGTATCCGGCAGGCTCTGGAACACCGAGAAGTTGCAGATGTATTTGTCGGCCAACTTGTCGTTGAGCTCATCCAGCACCTGGCGGTGCGAGCGCTGGCGCGCCTTCAACGAGTTGTGCAGGCGACGGCAGACGGCGAAGTAGCACTGCTCGGCCAAGGCTTTTTCGGCCAGGGTCAACTTGCCGTCGGCATATTGGGTCGCCACGTCGCTCATGTAGTGGGTGGCGCGCCAGTAAGTCTCGGTGACCATCTCGATATCGGTCGGGCCCAGCAGGTCGACCAGCCATTGCACGGTTTCCGGCAGCTCCTGCTTGTTGTCGATCACCGGCACGTCGTCGTTGTGTTTCTCGACGTCGGTCACCTGTACTACCAGCATGGCGTGGTGAGCGGTCAGCGAGCGGCCGCTTTCGGAAAAGATGTTCGGATGCGGCAGGCTCTGGGCATCGCAGAACTCCTTGAGCATGCCGACCACGACACCGGCGTAATCGTCCATGTCGTAGTTGATCGAACTGGCATTGCGCGAGTGCGTGCCGTCGTAGTCCACGCCCAGGCCACCGCCGACGTCAATGTGATCCACCGGCAGGCCAAGGTTGCGCAGCTCACCGTAGTAACGGATCGCTTCCTTGAAGCCGTGCTGGTAGTCCGCCAGGTTGGCGATCTGCGAGCCCATGTGAAAGTGCAGCAGGCGAATGCCCTGGTCCAGGCCAGCCTCGCGGAAGCGCTCGACCACCGACAGCAGTTGCGCGGCCGACAAGCCGAACTTGGACTTCTCGCCACCGGTATCGGCCCACTTGCTCGACGCCAGGGACGACAGGCGCACGCGCAAACCGACCTGTGGCTTGACCTTGAGCGTTGCGGCCTCTTCGATCACCAGACCGACTTCGGACTCTTTCTCGATGACGATGAAGACGTTGTGACCGAGCTTCTGGCCCATCAGCGCCAGACGGATGAACTCGCGGTCCTTGTAGCCGTTGCAGACGATCGTCCCGCCCTTCGGTGCCAGGGCCAGGACCGCCAGCAGCTCCGGCTTGGAACCGGCTTCCAGGCCGATGGAGACGTTCTGGGTGGCGATGATGTTCTCGATCACCGCTTCCTGCTGGTTGACCTTGATCGGATAGAGCGCGGTGTACTTGCTCTGGTATTCCAGGCGCGCGATGTTGCTGTCGAAGGCGCCGGTGAGCTGGCGCACACGGTCTTGCAAGATATCGGGGAAGCGCACTAGCAAGGGCAGCGACAGGCCGCTCTGGCGCAACTGGTCGACTTGCTCGAACAGGTCGATGGGCGAGCTGTCGGGACCGTTCGGACGGACTTCGACGCGACCGGCTTCATTGATCGCGAAATACCCGGCCCCCAATGGCGAATCCCGTAAACACTGCGGCTGTCCGCAACTGTCCATTGGCTGCCATCGTCTTTGCGTGTGCGTCGTACGGACATCGAAGTCCCCTATAAAGAAGTCAAAATGCACCATCCGGTCGGAGGCTGGGGCAGTCTAGAGAGTGAAAATGACGAATTGCCTGTTAGCAAGGTAGACCCTGCTCCCAGCGATGAGTTTAGAAACCCGTTCTTAACAGGCTCTGTGAAAACCATGCGGGCGACCTCGAACGTGGGGTTCGGGTCAAGCCGAGGGTGGTTTTCACAGAGGCTGCTAGCCGCCGGATTTCTTTGCCTTGAAGCCGTGCTTGACCAGTTCCGCCAGCAGCAGCTCGACGTGATCGCCCTGGATCTCGATGATGCCGTCTTTCAACGCACCACCGGTGCCACAACGTTTCTTCAACGTGGTGGCCAGCTCCTTGAGCGCGTCTTCGGCCAACGGCACGCCGGTGATCGTGGTCACCGTCTTGCCGCCGCGACCTTTGCTTTCACGGCGCACGCGCGCAATGCCGTCACCTTCAGGGATGGCGGTCTGTTTGCAGATGCAGGCATCCACCGGCTGACGGCAATCAGGACAATGACGACCGGCGTCGGTAGAAAATACCAGGCCGCCCAGGGCGGCGAAGGATGCGGCTTTTTTGGCCACCGGCAATCCTCTTGGGAGGACAAAGACTGGTCGAGGGGGAACATGCCTCGACCGCGAAACCCCACTCAGGCAGGGGCAGCGCTACTGGACCGCAGACACGGTTCAGCTTGAAAAGTCGCGCAGTGTAACGGCAAAAAGCCGACTTGCTAAGGGCCAATCAGCGCCAATTTACAGCTTCTTTGCGACGCTGCCGCCATGGACCCGCAAATAGCGTTCAAGCGCCGCCAGAGAGTCCGGGCAGTAAGGCTTGCGCTGGATTTCATCGAGCACCTGCTCAAGGGGCAGGAAACGCGCTTCGAGGACTTCTTCAGGCTGCAGGACCAGAGGGCCGTCCCACACCGCCGAGAACGCCGAGCACCACAGGCGACTGCCAGGGTCTTCGAAATAAAAATGGTCGTGGGCGGTCAGTTCCACGCCGCTCACGCCCAGCTCTTCCGCCAGCTCACGGGCAGCCGATTCGGCATAGGTCTCATCGGCCTGCACCATGCCGCCCGCCGCCACGTCCCAGAAACCGGGGTAAATGGCCTTGCTCAGGGTACGCCGATGAACACACAGCTCACCGGACGAATTGAACAGCATGATGTAGGTGCCGCGGCCGATCAGGCCACGCTCACGCAGCTCTGAACGCACCAGGCTGCCGAGCAGGTTGTCGTGCTCATCGACCCACGCAATCAGCTCGGCATCCGAGGCCACTCGATGAGCGACCTCCCGGGGGCTTTCGCTCATGAATCAACCCTGGTTCAGCAGTTGCCGCAAGTCGATGACCGCTGCGTTGGCTCGGGAAATGTAGTTGGCCATGACCAGCGAGTGGTTCGCCAATACACCGAAGCCGCTGCCGTTGAGGATCATCGGGCTCCAGACCGGTTCCTGGGACGCTTCCAGCTCACGAATGATCTGCCGCACGCTGACCGTGGCGTTCTTTTTCGCCAGGACATCGGCGAAATCCACTTCGATGGCGCGCAGCAGGTGGGACAACGCCCACGCCTGGCCACGGGCCTCATAGAACACGTTATCGATTTGCAGCCACGGAGTCTCGACCACCTCTTCGTCCACCTGTGGCACCTGGCCCGGGGCCGGAACTTCGGTTTTCAGCGAGGTGTTGAGCTTGACCCGGCCAACGCTGGCTGACAGGCGCTGGGACAACGAACCCAGGCGAGTGCCGACATCCCCCAGCCAGTTGTTCAGGTTGTCGGCGCGGGCGTAGAACAGTGCGCTTTTCTGGCTCGGGTCGGACAGGCGCGCCTGATAGCGGCTCAGGGAATTGATACCTTCCTGGTACTCGGACTCGCTGGAGGGCAGCACCCAACTGCGGTTGTCGAAGTTGAAGCGCGGCTCGGCCTTGGCCAGGTCGGCGTCCTCGGCGGACTGCGACTGGGAACGGGCGAAGTCCTTGCGCAGGGCACGGCTCAGGTCGCGGACCTGCACCAGCACGCCGTATTCCCAGCTCGGCATGTTGTCCATCCACAGGCCAGGCGGGAAGCGGTCGTTGGAGATGTAGCCACCCGGCTTGCTCAGCAGGGTCCCGGCCACCGTCTTGAGCGTTTCGACCGTGGTGTAGCCCACCACCATCTGCCGGCCATCTTTCTCGGCCGCGGCCTGGGCGTTCTGCTGCACAGGGAACAGCGCGGGTTCCTGGCTCCAATACCAGCCGACGGCAATGGTCACCAGCAGGTAAAGGCCGATCAGCGTCGCCAGTGCGCGGCTGAAAAAAAGCCCACCCAGGTAGCTGCGGGTGTCCGATTTCGGCTCGGCGGCACGTTCAGGCGCGCTGCCCGCGCGGTTTTTCCAGTCCAGCATGGTGATATCCCTTCAATCACTTGAGTTCTCGGTTCGACCACAACCCTACGCCATCGTGCCTGATTTGAAACGCGATAATGCGGCGCCAATCATGCCGGGTGCGACAGGGCAATCGAACAGCACTATAAAGGAAGCGTTGCCATCGGCCTATGAGACTGGCCAGTCACAAACTGAATTTCGCGACTGGACAGAATATTGACGTATGACACTCATGCAAACGAAAAGAGGTGCTAGCATAGAGCCACCAGTCGATCTCAGCATGCACCCTAACTAGTAGTCAGGATATGACCGAGCCAGAAGACCCCAGCCGTGAGCGCCTCAAGCACCACTTTGCCCAGCGGGTAATTCACCAGGCTCGTCAGATCCTGGAGATTTGGCAGCGCCTGCAACGCAGCGAGTGGTCAAGCACCGACCTGTCGGAACTCAGCGAAGCCAACCTGCGCCTGCTGCGCTTTGCCGAGCGCTTCGAACAGCCCGAGCACTCCCAATTGGCCCAAGGCATCAGCCAATCGCTGCAAGCGGTGGACGCCAATCGCGGGCGCCTGAGCAGCCACCTGATCACCGAAATCAACCGTTTGATGCAGCGCTTGTCTCGTACCGGCCTGCGCCATGGCGACCAACTTGAACAAACCTTCCTGCCGCCGCTGCGCAAACCCATCTACGTGTTGCTGCAGGACCATGACCGCGCCGAGCGCCTGGCCAAGCAGTTGGAGTTCTTCGGCCTCAGCGCCCAGGCGCTGGACAGTGTCGCGGCGTTCCGCGCCTCGATGGTCGAGCGCCTGCCGGCGGCGATTGTCATGGATGTGGATTTCAGCGGCCCCGGCGCTGGCCTGAAACTGGCCGCCGAAGCCCAGGAAGGCCTGGAGCAACCGCTGCCGCTGTTGTTCTTCAGCCTGCTGGAAACCGACACGCCGACACGCCTGGCCGCGGTGCGCGCCGGTGGACAGGAATTTCTCACCGGCACCCTCGAAGCCTCGAGCCTGCTGGAAAAGATCGAAGTGCTGACCTGCGTCGCCCAGTACGATCCGTACAAAGTGCTGATCATCGATGACTCCCGTGCCCAGGCCATGCATACCGAACGCCTGCTCAACAGCGCCGGCATCATCACCCGCACGCTGATCGAGCCGATTCAGGCCATGGCCGAGCTGGCGGACTTCCAGCCCGACCTGATCATCCTCGACATGTACATGCCGGCCTGCACCGGCACGGAACTGGCCAAGGTCATTCGCCACAACGACCGCTACGTCAGTGTGCCGATCATTTACCTGTCCGCCGAAGACGACCTGGACAAGCAACTCGACGCCATGAGCGAAGGTGGCGACGACTTCCTGACCAAGCCGATCAAGCCCCGGCACCTGATCACCACGGTGCGCAACCGTGCCGCCCGGGCCCGCAATCTCAAGGCGCGGATGGTGCGCGACAGCCTCACCGGGCTGTACAACCACACGCACATCCTGCAACTGCTCGAAGACTGCAGCTTCCGCGCCCGCCGCGAAGGCAAGCCGCTGAGTTTCGCCATGCTCGACATCGACCATTTCAAACGGGTCAATGACAGCCATGGCCACCCCATGGGCGACCGGGTGATCAAGAGCCTGGCGCTGTTTCTCAAGCAGCGCCTGCGCAAGACCGACTTCATCGGCCGCTACGGCGGTGAAGAGTTCGCCATCGTCATGCCCGATACCGATATCGATGCGGCCTGCAAGGTGCTGGATGAAATTCGCCAGCGCTTTGCCGAAATCCACTACCCGGCCCAGCCCCATGATTTGTGGTGCACCTTCAGCGCCGGCGTGGTGGAGATGAGCGATGACTTCGACAGCCTGATGATGGCGAGCCAGGCGGACGAGGCGCTGTATCGCGCCAAGCATGCCGGGCGCAATCGCGTGCAGGCAGCCAGGCAAAGTGCCACTTTTTCATCGGAATCCACCGATTCGGTCATAAACCTGTAACCCAAACGCAATAACTTCAGGCACTTACGATTCTGCCCTGGGTAGACCCCTGATGCGCCTGAAGTTGCTGACCAATCTCAACACCCTTCTTTTAGTCGCCGTATGCCTGGGCCTCGGGGCCACGTTGTGGTGGTCGCAGATCGCCTTGGAGCGCCCCTATCTGCTGATGGAACGCTACCTGGGTCTGTCGCGGCAGTTTCAGGCCGAGGTGGCCCGCAACATCGAGCAATACCTGAACAGCGGCGATGCCCTGCGCCTGAGCGCCGCGACCCAGGCCCTGGAAACCTTGCGAAAGGAACTCGATGAGTTCCCGCCGGAGCTGGCCAGGACCCTGCGCCCGAGCCTGTCCAACCTCGACAGTTTCAGCAAGACCGACCTGCTGGGCGCCGGCAAACTGGCCGGTGATCCTCAGGCCCTGCTGCTCCAGGCCGAACGTGAGTTGAGTGCCAGCCTCGACCAGCTTGCCCAATACGCCCAGGGCGCCCCGGCCTACTTGCCACCGCTGTTCGCCGCTTCGCAGCACTTGGGCCGGCTTTCACTCACCCGAGACAAACTGGTCAGCAGCGGCCGCAGCGAAATGGCCGCCGACGTCGAGCGGGAGCTGCAGAACATCCGCACCCAGGCCGCCCAACTCGATGGCCTGCCGCTGCTCGGCGTGACGGCCAGCAGTGAAGCCGCCGGCGATGATTTCGCCGCGCTGATGGGCCTGCAAACCCAGGAAAAAACCGCCGCCGAAGATGCCGGCATCGCCCTCAAGCGCGAACTCAACAGCCTGCTCGGCCGCTACCCCTCCGAACTGGGACGCACCCGCGAGCTGATCCAGAAGCGCAGCGAACTGAGCAGCGCCACGCACTTGAAAATTACCGATGTACAACAGGCGATCGATGCCATGGAGCCTGCGGTTCGTGCTCAACATGGGCAGATCCAGGGTGAGGTGCGGATGATCCAGGGGGTGATGATCGGCCTGATCCTGCTGATCGCGCTGCTCATCGACACTTTGCAACGCCGCCTCGCCCGGACCTTGACCCACCTGGCGCCAGCCTTGTCGACCTGGGCGGAGGGCGATTTCAGCCGCGACATCCATGTGGGCGCCAGCAACCGCGAGTTGCAGGACATCGAAGCGTCGCTCAATCGGCTGCGGGCTTATCTGGTGGATCTGGTGGGCACCATTCGCGTCAACGCCGAGCAGGTTGCCGGCAGCAGCCGAGCCCTGGCCGAGTTAAGCGGCGAGTTGCACGGCGGTGCCGAGGACCAGGCCGGCGACACGGCGCTGATCCGCGACTCCCTGAGCGAACTGGAAGCGACGATCCAGCAAGTGGCCGGCGATGCCAGCCAGGCCGCCGACGCCAGTCGCAGCGCCGGGCAGGCGGTGGAGCAAGGGCAGAAAGTCATCGGCCTGAGCCTCACCGGCCTGCACGCACTGGTGGGGGAAGTGCAAGGCAACGCGCAGATGATCGAACAACTGGCCGAGGAATCGGCCACCATTGGCGGCGTATTGACGGTGATTCGCTCAATCGCCGACCAGACCAACCTGCTGGCCCTCAACGCCGCCATCGAAGCGGCCCGCGCCGGGGAGATGGGCCGGGGCTTTGCGGTGGTGGCCGAGGAAGTCCGCTCCCTGGCCCAACGCACGACCGGTGCCACCGCCGAAATCCAGACACTGATCGCCCGCCTGCAACTGGCCGCGCGCCAATCGGTGGATGGCATGCGCGCCCAGGTCGAACACGCCGAAGCCACCGCCAACCAGGCCCAAGCGGCCGACGGTGCGCTGGATGAAATCGTCGGCGCCATCCAGACCATCGCCGACACCGCCGTGCGCATCGCCGACGTCACCGCCCAACAGAGCGGCGCCGTCAGCGAAATCCGCGACCACAGCGAACGAATCCACCAACTGGGCGGCGACAACCTGCTGCGCATCGGCCAAGGCCGGGAACAGGGTGACAACCTGCTGGTACTGGGCGGGCGGCTGCACACGGCGGTGCAGGCATTCCGGGTGTAATCGACAGCGATCCCGACCCCATTTCCCTGTGGGAGAGAGCTTGCTCGCGATGGCGGTGCATCAGTTTGCATCAATGTTGGATGTGTCGCCGTCATCGCGAGCAAGCTCGCTCCCACATTGATTCGGGGGGACTCGGGAACTGATGTTCACCGCGAATCTCCTGTGGGAGGGAGCTTGCTCGCGAAAGCGCCGGGTCAGCTTGCACCGGTGTTGAATGTACCGCCGTCATCGCGAGCAGGCTCGCTCCCACATTGATTCGGGGGACTCGGGAACTGATGTTCACCGCGAATCTCCTGTGGGAGCGAGCTTGCTCGCGAAAGCGCCGGGTCAGCTTGCACCGGTGTTGAATGTACCGCCGTCATCGCGAGCAGGCTCGCTGCCACATTGATTCGGGGGACTCGGGAACTGATGTTCACCGCGAATCTCCTGTGGGAGCGAGCCTGCTCGCGATGGCGGTGCATCAGCGTGCATCAATGTTGGATGTGTCGCCGCCGTCGCGAGCAAGCTCCCACGAGTTCATTTCCGTCGGGATGACCGGATCACGGGCCAGGGTCACAAATTTCGCGCAAACATCGGTCATCGTGCTGGCTATTGCAGAGAACTGGACAGTCATAAAGGCTTTGCGGCATAGTCGCCAGGTTCTGATACCTGCTCACAGATAACAAGGAACAGCAGATGGCGACCCTATTGGTCCTGCATGGACCCAACCTGAACCTGCTGGGCACCCGTGAACCGGGCGTCTACGGGGCCGTGACCCTGGCGC
The sequence above is drawn from the Pseudomonas sp. St316 genome and encodes:
- a CDS encoding MATE family efflux transporter, encoding MSNLTTDWRDRLTHRRVWALAAPMILSNISVPLVALVDSTVIGHLPHAHQLGAVAVGASLYTVLAWAMGFLRMGTTGFAAQAAGRGDGAALRQVLLQGLLLAIGLAVLLGAVGVPLSDVALHFMQPSAELNQLTRDFFHTRLFGLPAALASYALVGWFLGAQNARAPLAILLVTNLVNIALNLWFVIGLDWGVTGSARASVIAEWTGALVGLALARNTLRAWPGQIAWAALGLWQSWRPLLAVNRDIFIRSLALQAVFFLITVQGARLGDATVAANALLLNGLLLTAHALDGLAHAVEALCGHAIGARDRLALRRSLVVACGWSLIASLGFALLFLLAGHLFIDMQTNIPDVRDTAYHYLPYLAALPLIAVWSYLLDGLFIGATRAREMRNGMLLTLLLVLPIAWALQGMGNHGLWITFLLFMALRSLTLGAFAWHLQRHDRWLGASAL
- a CDS encoding DUF4123 domain-containing protein, producing the protein MSAAALPGSAPQWLLLDVPSAPAAAQLVHAQFAKVRCFALFEGTELHGLREHGPLLVELRHSPALVSLCHLDPRSWPGLLLVSPSPAGQLLAHLRRMLTVTLGLHHKALLSYYNPHIASYFFDGCDPQELSCWLGPISLLRWFGGTWADRAIGSQGWQQLSNPGLPVAALEKEHGLSDRQQDQLQRCLLERHAWQWSRATGRDYRLLWEDLQQGLTLGFTERAVLDDWLWLRLQYPDARPVPGLVGDSQRERFEHLRRRWQGSQD
- a CDS encoding contractile injection system protein, VgrG/Pvc8 family: MSDPASEPAFRLEIAGLPEPVDVVAFTGSEAISEPFVYEAQLLLPDANLDLASLLYRSVWLSFGAPGRGIHGQLHEWVQHHHGAGCRVRIGPKLACLAQRFSQRVFSARSVPQIIRQVLKAHGISGRSLCLDLSGDYPPQDFCTQYWESDLQFLQRVCAQAGIHFHFEHTRDEHCLVFADNPHSFPAAGKAVYADDDPVAAVRSFSVQADVSGEQVAQGRSDLMSLHGGQVLTLTAHPFADWNRRWLLTKVEHRAQAGVYGNHFKAIPRGVLFMPDEVPAKPRMVSRQRGWVVTVDEPSELGAGRVAVQFDWLYQGEGSSPSHCWLPLAPELAKGVAGALSDGTEVLVSFIEGDPDRPMISAFLNAPAPVEVVEESSTGETHGPSVADPLLLAAIRDAEPLVLLCLLPEGGPFSPCAQPLCTCRALVGRGAGVAR
- a CDS encoding translation initiation factor Sui1, translated to MAKKAASFAALGGLVFSTDAGRHCPDCRQPVDACICKQTAIPEGDGIARVRRESKGRGGKTVTTITGVPLAEDALKELATTLKKRCGTGGALKDGIIEIQGDHVELLLAELVKHGFKAKKSGG
- a CDS encoding NUDIX hydrolase, which translates into the protein MSESPREVAHRVASDAELIAWVDEHDNLLGSLVRSELRERGLIGRGTYIMLFNSSGELCVHRRTLSKAIYPGFWDVAAGGMVQADETYAESAARELAEELGVSGVELTAHDHFYFEDPGSRLWCSAFSAVWDGPLVLQPEEVLEARFLPLEQVLDEIQRKPYCPDSLAALERYLRVHGGSVAKKL
- a CDS encoding DUF2333 family protein — encoded protein: MLDWKNRAGSAPERAAEPKSDTRSYLGGLFFSRALATLIGLYLLVTIAVGWYWSQEPALFPVQQNAQAAAEKDGRQMVVGYTTVETLKTVAGTLLSKPGGYISNDRFPPGLWMDNMPSWEYGVLVQVRDLSRALRKDFARSQSQSAEDADLAKAEPRFNFDNRSWVLPSSESEYQEGINSLSRYQARLSDPSQKSALFYARADNLNNWLGDVGTRLGSLSQRLSASVGRVKLNTSLKTEVPAPGQVPQVDEEVVETPWLQIDNVFYEARGQAWALSHLLRAIEVDFADVLAKKNATVSVRQIIRELEASQEPVWSPMILNGSGFGVLANHSLVMANYISRANAAVIDLRQLLNQG
- a CDS encoding PleD family two-component system response regulator, whose product is MTEPEDPSRERLKHHFAQRVIHQARQILEIWQRLQRSEWSSTDLSELSEANLRLLRFAERFEQPEHSQLAQGISQSLQAVDANRGRLSSHLITEINRLMQRLSRTGLRHGDQLEQTFLPPLRKPIYVLLQDHDRAERLAKQLEFFGLSAQALDSVAAFRASMVERLPAAIVMDVDFSGPGAGLKLAAEAQEGLEQPLPLLFFSLLETDTPTRLAAVRAGGQEFLTGTLEASSLLEKIEVLTCVAQYDPYKVLIIDDSRAQAMHTERLLNSAGIITRTLIEPIQAMAELADFQPDLIILDMYMPACTGTELAKVIRHNDRYVSVPIIYLSAEDDLDKQLDAMSEGGDDFLTKPIKPRHLITTVRNRAARARNLKARMVRDSLTGLYNHTHILQLLEDCSFRARREGKPLSFAMLDIDHFKRVNDSHGHPMGDRVIKSLALFLKQRLRKTDFIGRYGGEEFAIVMPDTDIDAACKVLDEIRQRFAEIHYPAQPHDLWCTFSAGVVEMSDDFDSLMMASQADEALYRAKHAGRNRVQAARQSATFSSESTDSVINL